Proteins found in one Zea mays cultivar B73 chromosome 1, Zm-B73-REFERENCE-NAM-5.0, whole genome shotgun sequence genomic segment:
- the LOC100274409 gene encoding uncharacterized protein LOC100274409: MVSSCIVRRKRSRSPTHCFDSGSRTRPRPSPSSPDVGRKRSRSPPHCSDREGRKCTRPSASPYGGPNRSLSTSCGFDSARFERARLTTGDGKVAAVASLSDDMLLEVFKRLPPPRDVIRCAAVCRRWRRVISGAGAACLPRPPSHFGFFRNYGPSPLPPFVRTAGLSLDISFLPVPPACGAVLVDSRNGRLLLRELGPGYPRELRLLVCSPLEKAYVRVPPLCIAEHMVACSVLVPGEGDAFRVVVVLFGNDPKHFSVLVYFSISSAWESATGPVHRNLVPRQGPSVVVGDVMYKLQSEEKYIMVVDAVQMTLSAVPLPDARTLLYAGNHWIGRTPDGRLCFFVIREQLTLATWVLQAPGKWVEQQPVDLRTLMHPAFMGDLAHMKLSAKMSDQLRGFKLVSFAAFCEGTCTLFFVMADWVVMLDPRTRRLLRLWRNSDESRPLGDVYPCEMLQWPPVLKNFGGSESDEAGI, encoded by the coding sequence ATGGTGTCCTCCTGCATCGTCCGCCGCAAGCGCTCCCGGTCGCCGACACACTGTTTCGACTCCGGGAGCCGCACGCGCCCACGCCCCTCGCCGTCCTCCCCCGACGTCGGCCGCAAGCGTTCCCGGTCGCCGCCGCACTGTTCTGACCGCGAGGGCCGCAAGTGCACGCGCCCCTCAGCGTCCCCCTACGGCGGCCCCAACCGCTCCCTGTCTACATCGTGCGGTTTCGACTCCGCGCGGTTTGAGCGCGCGCGCCTGACGACGGGAGATGGCAAAGTCGCGGCGGTGGCATCGCTCTCCGACGATATGCTCCTGGAGGTCTTCAAGCGGCTGCCGCCCCCGCGCGACGTCATCCGCTGCGCCGCGGTGTGCCGCCGCTGGCGCCGCGTCATCTCCGGCGCTGGAGCGGCATGTCTTCCCAGGCCGCCTAGCCATTTCGGTTTCTTCCGCAACTACGGTCCATCGCCGCTGCCCCCGTTCGTGCGCACCGCGGGCCTCTCCCTTGACATCAGTTTCCTCCCGGTGCCGCCCGCGTGCGGCGCGGTCCTCGTCGACTCCCGCAACGGCCGACTACTCTTGCGGGAACTCGGCCCTGGCTACCCTCGCGAACTCAGGCTCCTCGTCTGCAGCCCGCTGGAGAAGGCGTACGTTCGGGTGCCGCCTCTGTGCATAGCGGAGCACATGGTGGCGTGTAGCGTGCTCGTCCCGGGGGAAGGCGATGCATTCCGCGTGGTGGTTGTCCTCTTCGGCAACGACCCGAAACACTTCAGTGTTCTCGTCTACTTTTCGATATCTTCCGCTTGGGAGTCTGCCACTGGGCCGGTTCATCGGAATCTGGTCCCTCGTCAAGGCCCATCAGTCGTCGTCGGAGATGTCATGTACAAGCTGCAGAGCGAAGAGAAGTACATCATGGTTGTCGACGCGGTCCAGATGACTCTGTCGGCGGTGCCCCTTCCTGATGCCAGAACGCTCCTCTACGCTGGTAACCACTGGATTGGCAGGACACCGGACGGCCGGCTTTGTTTCTTCGTGATCAGGGAGCAGCTTACTCTCGCCACCTGGGTTCTCCAAGCACCTGGGAAGTGGGTGGAGCAGCAACCCGTGGACCTGCGCACGCTGATGCACCCGGCGTTTATGGGTGATCTCGCCCACATGAAGCTCTCGGCGAAGATGTCGGACCAGCTCCGTGGCTTCAAACTTGTGAGCTTCGCAGCGTTCTGTGAGGGTACATGCACGCTGTTCTTTGTCATGGCAGATTGGGTTGTGATGCTCGACCCTAGGACGAGGAGACTGCTGAGGCTGTGGCGCAACAGTGATGAGTCGCGGCCATTGGGTGATGTATACCCGTGTGAGATGCTGCAGTGGCCGCCAGTGCTTAAGAACTTTGGCGGGTCTGAATCAGATGAGGCGGGTATTTAA